The Hyphomicrobium sp. MC1 genome window below encodes:
- a CDS encoding tautomerase family protein, producing MPHVIVKLWPGKTEEKKKELAVAIAEQVTKALEYGDASVSVSFEEVDADRWREEVYIPDIVNKPDRLYKKPGYKM from the coding sequence ATGCCTCATGTAATCGTCAAGCTTTGGCCTGGGAAGACCGAGGAAAAGAAGAAGGAGCTTGCAGTGGCCATCGCAGAGCAAGTTACGAAGGCCCTCGAATACGGCGACGCTTCGGTGTCGGTATCGTTCGAAGAGGTAGATGCTGATCGGTGGCGTGAAGAGGTTTATATCCCAGATATCGTCAATAAGCCCGACCGGCTATACAAGAAGCCCGGATACAAGATGTGA
- the polA gene encoding DNA polymerase I → MQQTKIESPSASELAETVPVAKGSHIYLIDGSGYIFRAFHALPPLTRPSDGLPVGAVHGFCAMLWKLLRETKISEAPTHFAVIFDAGRETFRNAIYPKYKAQRPPPPEELLPQFPLIRDAVKAFNVACIERDGYEADDLIATYARLAVDAGGDVTIVSSDKDLMQLVRPGVTMFDGMKSKRIGRDEVIEKFGVPPEKVIDVQALAGDSVDNVPGVPGIGIKTAAELITSYGDLDTLLARAGEIKQPKRREKLIEFAEQARISRQLVLLKDDVPLDTVIEALGVREPHSDALLSFLRTMEFNTLTKRIAEALGTEAPPPLAVSVGASVKAKPQTLSDKIEDLEEEAASEDATPAAAVAAGSALARGAQVDRSRYQTVTTRADLETWIAKAQSAGLVAFDTETSRLSATEADLVGFSLSVTPGEACYVPVGHQSGGGDLFGDGNRPPQLAVAEAVALMKPLLEDPSVLKIGQNIKYDVLVLKRYGVEVAPFDDTLLLSYALDGGRGQHGMDVLSERHLGHTCLSFSEVIEHAPGAKKADKSFAGVPIDKATEYAAEDADITLRLWMALKPRLAAEHMATVYETLERPLVPVIVAMEHAGIKVDRDILARLSSTFAQRTVQLEEEIYGLAGHKFNLGSPKQLGELLFDRLKLPGGKKTKTGQWETRANLLDDLAANEDLHGDARRLVNTMLEWRQLMKLKSTYTDALPTYINPETGRIHTSYALASTTTGRLASSEPNLQNIPIRNKEGREIRTAFIAEKGMKLVSADYSQIELRVLAHVADIPQLKKAFADGLDIHAMTASEMFGVPVKDMPAEVRRRAKAINFGIIYGISAFGLANQLSISREEAGDYIKTYFQRFPGIRDYMDATKKQAHAHGHVETIFGRRIHYPEINTKNPSMRGFLERAAINAPIQGSAADIIRRAMIRMPDALVAANLSSARMLLQVHDELVFEVPQDQADALIITARHVMETAAEPAIKLSVPIHVDAKAADNWDEAH, encoded by the coding sequence ATGCAGCAAACGAAAATTGAATCTCCTTCAGCTTCAGAACTGGCCGAGACCGTACCGGTCGCCAAAGGAAGCCACATCTATCTGATCGATGGATCGGGCTACATTTTCCGCGCCTTTCATGCTTTGCCGCCGCTGACGCGACCGTCGGACGGCTTGCCGGTCGGCGCCGTCCACGGTTTCTGCGCCATGCTTTGGAAGCTGCTGCGCGAGACGAAAATCTCCGAAGCGCCGACGCACTTCGCGGTCATCTTCGATGCCGGGCGCGAGACGTTTCGCAACGCCATCTATCCCAAGTACAAGGCGCAGCGGCCGCCCCCGCCGGAAGAACTGTTGCCGCAATTCCCGTTGATCCGCGATGCCGTCAAAGCCTTCAATGTCGCTTGCATCGAGCGCGACGGCTACGAGGCCGACGATCTGATCGCGACTTACGCCAGGCTCGCCGTCGATGCCGGTGGCGACGTTACGATCGTCTCGTCCGACAAGGATCTTATGCAACTCGTGCGTCCTGGCGTCACGATGTTCGATGGCATGAAGTCGAAACGCATCGGCCGTGACGAGGTGATCGAGAAGTTTGGCGTTCCGCCTGAGAAGGTCATCGACGTCCAGGCGCTCGCGGGGGATTCCGTCGACAACGTTCCCGGCGTGCCCGGTATCGGCATCAAGACCGCGGCCGAACTCATCACCAGTTACGGCGATCTCGATACGCTGTTGGCGCGGGCCGGAGAAATCAAGCAGCCGAAGCGGCGCGAAAAGCTCATCGAGTTCGCCGAGCAAGCCCGCATCTCACGCCAACTCGTCTTGCTGAAGGACGACGTTCCGCTCGATACCGTCATCGAGGCGCTGGGCGTGCGAGAGCCGCATTCGGATGCCCTTCTGAGCTTCCTGCGCACGATGGAATTCAACACGCTGACCAAGCGTATCGCCGAAGCGCTGGGCACCGAAGCGCCGCCGCCTCTTGCCGTATCAGTCGGTGCGAGCGTGAAAGCTAAGCCGCAAACGCTTTCCGACAAGATCGAAGATTTAGAAGAAGAAGCTGCATCGGAAGACGCCACGCCCGCCGCTGCAGTGGCGGCCGGTAGCGCGCTTGCCCGCGGCGCGCAGGTCGACCGGTCGCGTTATCAGACCGTCACGACGCGCGCCGACTTGGAGACATGGATCGCCAAGGCGCAGAGCGCAGGCCTCGTCGCCTTCGATACCGAAACCTCGCGGCTGAGCGCGACAGAAGCCGACCTCGTCGGCTTTTCGTTGTCGGTGACGCCGGGCGAGGCCTGCTACGTTCCCGTGGGACATCAGTCCGGCGGCGGCGATCTCTTTGGCGACGGCAATCGTCCGCCTCAGCTGGCCGTTGCCGAGGCGGTCGCGCTGATGAAGCCGCTGCTCGAAGACCCATCGGTTTTGAAAATCGGACAGAACATCAAATACGACGTGCTGGTCCTGAAGCGTTATGGCGTCGAGGTCGCGCCGTTCGACGATACGTTGCTGCTCTCTTATGCGCTCGACGGCGGGCGCGGCCAGCACGGCATGGACGTTCTGTCGGAACGCCACCTGGGCCACACATGCCTGTCATTTTCCGAAGTCATCGAGCACGCGCCGGGCGCCAAGAAGGCCGACAAGTCGTTCGCGGGCGTTCCAATCGACAAGGCAACCGAATATGCGGCCGAAGACGCCGACATCACGCTGCGTCTCTGGATGGCGCTCAAGCCGCGCCTCGCCGCCGAGCACATGGCGACGGTATACGAGACGCTTGAACGACCGCTCGTTCCCGTGATCGTCGCGATGGAGCACGCAGGCATCAAGGTCGATCGCGATATTCTCGCGCGACTTTCAAGTACATTCGCGCAGCGCACTGTGCAGCTCGAAGAAGAGATCTACGGCCTCGCTGGTCACAAGTTCAATCTCGGCTCGCCGAAACAACTCGGAGAGCTGCTGTTCGATCGCCTGAAGCTTCCCGGCGGCAAGAAAACAAAAACCGGCCAATGGGAGACGCGCGCCAACCTGCTCGATGATCTTGCTGCCAACGAAGACCTTCACGGCGACGCCCGTCGCCTCGTCAACACGATGCTCGAATGGCGGCAGTTGATGAAGCTCAAGTCGACGTACACCGACGCGCTGCCGACTTATATCAATCCAGAAACGGGCCGCATTCATACCAGCTACGCGCTCGCCTCCACGACGACCGGACGCTTGGCATCGTCCGAGCCGAACCTGCAGAACATTCCGATCCGCAACAAGGAAGGCCGCGAAATTCGCACGGCTTTCATTGCTGAAAAAGGCATGAAGCTCGTCTCGGCGGACTATTCGCAGATCGAATTGCGCGTGCTCGCCCACGTTGCCGACATTCCGCAGTTGAAGAAGGCTTTCGCCGACGGCCTCGACATTCACGCCATGACCGCGTCAGAAATGTTCGGCGTGCCCGTGAAGGATATGCCGGCCGAAGTTCGTCGCCGCGCCAAGGCGATCAACTTCGGCATCATTTACGGTATTTCGGCGTTCGGCCTAGCAAACCAGCTCAGCATCAGTCGCGAGGAAGCAGGCGATTACATCAAGACCTACTTCCAACGCTTCCCCGGCATTCGCGACTATATGGATGCCACGAAAAAGCAGGCGCACGCGCACGGCCACGTCGAAACGATTTTCGGACGCCGCATCCATTATCCCGAGATCAACACCAAGAACCCATCGATGCGTGGCTTTCTTGAGCGTGCCGCGATTAACGCGCCGATCCAAGGCTCCGCCGCCGACATTATCCGCCGTGCGATGATCCGCATGCCGGATGCTCTTGTGGCCGCAAATCTGTCATCGGCGCGGATGCTGCTGCAGGTCCACGACGAACTCGTCTTCGAAGTTCCGCAGGATCAGGCAGACGCGCTCATCATAACCGCGCGTCACGTAATGGAGACCGCGGCCGAGCCTGCGATCAAGCTCTCCGTCCCGATCCACGTCGATGCCAAGGCCGCAGACAACTGGGATGAGGCGCACTAA
- a CDS encoding glutamine synthetase family protein, with translation MSAKQPHFIEDHGLWSEEQKLMAADLIARIERENIKYIRIGWGDQHGIVRGKTVTAAEFRSSLKSGKDFQLVTAIFDTTNHPIVSPFGDSNKLNVPEMIGLPDGVLVPDPSTFHVLPWAPDTGWILSDAYLANGTPCPLSTRQVLRGQLERLEEKGLEMLVGLEFEFYVFKLEDPSLRPEESGYPPEPPKVSMISHGYQYLTENRGDEIDPVLRLLQSNLEDLGLPLATVEDEWGPGQCEITFAPMTAMKAADSALLFRSAVKQICRRHGYHATFMANPQVPNVFPSGWHMHQSIRRIADKTNLFMAEGGDNPLSAFGMNYVGGLLQNAAGTSMMTTPTINGYKRQRPDGFAPFKAGWALENRGAMIRVIGRPNDPASRVENRIGEPTANPYLYIASQLIAGLNGVETQKDPGKPAAAAYLADAPLLPRSLMDAIEGFRNSAVIKDALGEKFWNYLIMLKEYEVSRFLAAVTDWEQKEYFEMY, from the coding sequence ATGTCGGCCAAGCAACCCCATTTCATTGAAGATCACGGCCTGTGGAGCGAAGAGCAGAAGCTCATGGCCGCCGATCTGATCGCAAGGATCGAGCGCGAAAACATCAAATACATCCGCATCGGCTGGGGCGATCAACACGGCATCGTGCGCGGCAAGACAGTGACCGCCGCGGAGTTCCGTTCCAGTCTCAAGAGCGGCAAGGATTTCCAGCTCGTCACCGCAATTTTCGACACAACCAACCATCCGATCGTCTCACCGTTCGGCGATTCCAATAAGCTCAATGTGCCCGAGATGATCGGCCTTCCTGATGGGGTCCTGGTTCCCGATCCCTCGACATTCCATGTTCTGCCTTGGGCGCCCGATACCGGCTGGATCCTAAGCGACGCTTATCTTGCCAACGGCACGCCGTGCCCGTTGTCGACCCGCCAGGTTCTGCGCGGCCAGCTCGAGCGCCTTGAAGAAAAAGGTCTCGAAATGCTCGTGGGCCTGGAGTTCGAATTTTATGTCTTCAAGCTCGAGGATCCGAGCCTGAGGCCCGAGGAGAGCGGCTATCCCCCCGAGCCTCCGAAGGTCTCGATGATCTCGCACGGCTATCAGTATCTGACGGAAAACCGCGGCGATGAAATCGACCCTGTCCTGCGCCTTTTGCAGTCCAACCTGGAAGACCTGGGCCTGCCGCTTGCAACCGTTGAGGACGAATGGGGGCCGGGCCAGTGCGAAATCACGTTCGCTCCGATGACCGCGATGAAAGCCGCAGACAGCGCGCTTCTCTTCCGTTCGGCGGTAAAACAAATATGCCGCCGGCATGGCTATCACGCGACGTTCATGGCCAATCCGCAGGTACCGAATGTGTTTCCGAGCGGCTGGCACATGCACCAATCGATCCGACGCATCGCCGACAAGACGAACCTCTTCATGGCCGAAGGCGGTGACAATCCGCTCTCCGCGTTCGGAATGAATTACGTCGGTGGTCTGCTGCAGAATGCGGCTGGCACGTCGATGATGACGACGCCGACAATCAACGGTTACAAACGGCAAAGGCCGGATGGATTCGCGCCGTTCAAGGCCGGCTGGGCGCTCGAAAACCGCGGCGCCATGATCCGCGTCATCGGCCGCCCGAACGATCCGGCGTCCCGCGTCGAAAACCGCATCGGCGAGCCGACGGCAAACCCGTATCTTTACATCGCATCGCAATTGATCGCCGGTCTCAACGGCGTCGAAACGCAAAAGGATCCGGGCAAACCCGCAGCCGCTGCCTATCTCGCCGACGCGCCGCTTCTGCCGCGCAGCCTGATGGACGCGATCGAGGGATTCCGCAACAGTGCGGTCATTAAGGACGCTCTCGGAGAGAAATTTTGGAACTACCTCATCATGCTTAAAGAGTATGAGGTCAGCCGCTTCCTCGCCGCCGTCACGGATTGGGAGCAGAAGGAATACTTCGAGATGTATTGA
- a CDS encoding MgtC/SapB family protein — translation MTTPLDYYDIVWRMVAAVLCGGVIGLERDLRRMPTGFRTMAIVSLGACVAALAGERTGDAAAFSRIAQGVVTGIGFLGAGVILQRGDKIRHVKGLTTAAAIWLTAAIGLMCGLGELQLAVAASALAIAVLVLDFVGSRLFQKPDQPRDPPEEDTFTSRDGD, via the coding sequence ATGACGACTCCACTCGATTACTACGACATTGTCTGGCGCATGGTGGCTGCCGTCCTATGTGGCGGCGTCATCGGGCTTGAACGCGATCTGCGGCGTATGCCAACCGGATTTCGGACCATGGCTATCGTCAGCCTCGGCGCTTGCGTGGCGGCGCTGGCCGGCGAACGCACCGGTGATGCAGCGGCTTTCAGCCGTATCGCGCAGGGCGTCGTGACGGGCATCGGCTTTCTCGGTGCCGGCGTCATTCTTCAGCGCGGCGACAAGATTCGACACGTCAAAGGTCTGACCACCGCGGCCGCGATCTGGCTCACGGCCGCGATTGGCTTGATGTGCGGCCTCGGCGAATTGCAATTGGCGGTCGCCGCGTCAGCTCTCGCGATTGCGGTGCTGGTCCTCGACTTCGTCGGATCGCGTCTGTTCCAAAAGCCCGATCAGCCGCGCGATCCGCCAGAAGAGGATACGTTCACCTCTCGCGACGGGGATTAG
- a CDS encoding type 1 glutamine amidotransferase has translation MKVTVIQNSTYGSAGLVEKFIRAKGWSCRRTLSPKDIVATDLSNVVDDVVVFLGSRRGVYETHVQWIARERALMKRLVDNAVPVFGICFGAQLLATALGGTVSPMGHTYRGWMANAIASAPVWHGPWLRWHGDFITLPGNMKVLARDNNTVQAFERGNAVGVQFHPEVSNAVLRDWCAYRAAMPAEDQRSLDIALRYADDHAAEIEKRAFALFDNIFDKISGKAFA, from the coding sequence ATGAAAGTCACAGTCATTCAAAATAGTACGTACGGCAGCGCTGGCCTCGTCGAGAAATTCATCCGCGCCAAAGGCTGGAGCTGCCGACGGACACTATCGCCGAAAGACATCGTCGCGACCGATCTCTCGAACGTCGTCGATGACGTCGTCGTGTTTTTGGGCTCCCGGCGCGGCGTATACGAGACGCACGTTCAATGGATCGCGCGGGAACGTGCGCTGATGAAGCGTCTTGTCGATAATGCTGTGCCTGTATTCGGCATCTGCTTCGGGGCTCAGCTTCTGGCAACGGCTCTGGGGGGAACCGTCTCGCCTATGGGACATACCTATCGCGGCTGGATGGCAAACGCTATTGCCAGCGCGCCGGTTTGGCATGGGCCATGGCTTCGCTGGCATGGCGATTTCATTACCCTCCCCGGCAACATGAAAGTCTTGGCGCGGGACAACAATACCGTGCAGGCCTTCGAACGCGGAAACGCCGTCGGCGTACAATTCCATCCCGAAGTCTCGAATGCGGTGCTTCGGGATTGGTGCGCCTATCGAGCCGCGATGCCCGCCGAAGACCAGCGATCTCTCGATATCGCCTTACGCTACGCGGACGACCACGCCGCGGAAATCGAAAAGCGGGCGTTCGCGCTGTTCGACAATATTTTCGATAAGATTTCTGGAAAAGCCTTCGCGTGA
- a CDS encoding carbon-nitrogen hydrolase family protein, with protein MKIAAAQIRPVWLNKRATVAKVIDTIKQAAAEEIDLLAFPEAFVSGYPFWLCRTDAAAFGDPKQSEAYACFLDASMEADSAEVKEIVEAARDYRVSVYLGFNERGSNVGRGTLYCALLKIDASKGVLGVHRKLMPTHDERLCWAAGDAHGLRTHQISGVQVGGLCCWENWMPMARFALYCGGEELHISLWPGNAAVAEGIVSATAREGRVWSLSVHGLLSMNDIPDDFPFKQELIAEGFDTIFNGGSSLVAPDGSVIIPPSPGVEGLISHTIDVKTVYENRQMFDVTGHYYRPDIFDLRIRGDRFDAAKLWP; from the coding sequence TTGAAGATCGCCGCTGCTCAGATCCGGCCCGTTTGGCTCAATAAACGTGCGACGGTCGCGAAGGTCATCGACACGATCAAACAGGCGGCCGCTGAGGAGATCGATCTTCTGGCGTTCCCCGAGGCGTTCGTGAGCGGATATCCGTTCTGGCTTTGCCGGACGGATGCCGCGGCGTTCGGCGATCCGAAGCAGAGTGAGGCTTATGCCTGCTTTCTCGACGCGTCGATGGAAGCGGATTCCGCGGAAGTGAAAGAGATCGTGGAAGCGGCGCGCGACTATCGCGTGTCCGTCTACCTCGGTTTCAATGAACGCGGCAGCAACGTCGGCCGCGGTACGCTTTACTGCGCGCTGCTAAAGATCGACGCCAGCAAAGGTGTGCTGGGCGTCCATCGTAAGCTCATGCCGACGCACGATGAGCGCCTATGCTGGGCCGCCGGAGATGCGCATGGACTTCGCACACATCAAATCTCGGGGGTTCAGGTTGGCGGGCTGTGTTGCTGGGAAAACTGGATGCCGATGGCGCGCTTCGCCCTCTACTGCGGCGGCGAAGAGCTTCACATCAGTCTGTGGCCGGGAAATGCCGCTGTCGCCGAAGGCATTGTTTCGGCGACAGCGCGCGAAGGCCGCGTCTGGTCGTTGAGCGTTCACGGGCTTTTATCCATGAACGACATTCCCGACGATTTTCCATTCAAGCAGGAACTCATCGCAGAAGGCTTCGATACCATCTTCAACGGAGGATCATCCTTGGTTGCGCCGGATGGGAGTGTCATCATTCCGCCTTCGCCCGGTGTCGAGGGACTGATCTCGCATACGATCGACGTGAAGACGGTCTACGAAAATCGTCAGATGTTCGATGTCACTGGCCACTACTATCGCCCGGACATCTTCGACCTCCGCATTCGCGGCGATCGCTTCGACGCGGCAAAGCTCTGGCCCTGA
- a CDS encoding polyhydroxyalkanoate depolymerase yields the protein MNYYAYEMAHAFMSPVRFGVQALRQTLGWPLNPMGYTTAGKNMIAACEVFENITRRYGKPEFGIGSVQLAGLKVPIREEIALSKPFCNLIHFARDETVTGKRYDPKVLIVAPMSGHYSTLLRGTVEAMLPEHDVYITDWSDARNVPLASGQFDFDDFVDYLIEFMSFIGTNTHVIAVCQPAVPALVAAAVMAARGEQCQPSSLVLMGGPIDTRRNPTKVNDLAAQKSLAWFENNVISTVPFPHAGFMRPVYPGFMQLTGFMTMNLDRHMNAHVDLFNNLVKGDCDSVKQHQTFYEEYLSVMDLTAEFYLQTVQIVFQEHLLPDKKLMHRGELVDCAAIRKTAIMTVEGERDDICGLGQTEAAHDLCVGVPTDEKIHYVQSGVGHYGVFNGTRWRTEIQPRIREFIRTINYKRLTGGKSTKMPRPYRALKDTPDVAPDWRVKANGVLDEVNGQHSTSSAGE from the coding sequence ATGAACTATTATGCCTATGAAATGGCCCATGCGTTCATGTCCCCGGTGCGATTCGGCGTTCAGGCTTTGCGGCAGACGCTGGGATGGCCCCTTAATCCAATGGGGTACACGACGGCCGGCAAGAACATGATTGCCGCCTGCGAGGTGTTCGAGAACATCACGCGGCGCTATGGCAAGCCCGAATTCGGCATCGGCAGCGTACAGCTCGCGGGTCTTAAGGTGCCGATCCGCGAAGAGATCGCGCTCTCCAAGCCTTTCTGCAATCTCATCCATTTCGCGCGCGATGAAACCGTCACGGGCAAACGCTACGATCCGAAAGTGCTCATCGTGGCACCAATGTCGGGCCACTACTCGACGCTGCTGCGCGGCACGGTCGAAGCCATGCTGCCCGAGCACGATGTCTACATCACCGATTGGTCGGATGCGCGGAACGTTCCCCTCGCCTCCGGTCAATTCGATTTCGATGATTTCGTCGATTACCTGATCGAGTTCATGAGCTTCATCGGCACCAACACGCATGTGATTGCGGTGTGCCAGCCGGCCGTTCCGGCGCTCGTCGCAGCGGCCGTGATGGCGGCGCGCGGCGAGCAGTGTCAGCCGTCGTCTCTGGTGCTTATGGGCGGGCCGATCGACACCCGGCGCAATCCGACGAAGGTCAACGATCTGGCCGCGCAGAAATCGCTTGCATGGTTCGAGAACAACGTCATTTCGACGGTGCCTTTCCCTCACGCGGGTTTCATGCGGCCTGTCTATCCGGGCTTCATGCAGCTCACCGGCTTCATGACGATGAATCTTGACCGGCACATGAATGCGCACGTCGATCTGTTCAACAACCTCGTCAAAGGCGATTGCGACAGCGTCAAGCAGCATCAGACGTTCTACGAGGAATATCTGTCGGTGATGGATCTCACCGCCGAGTTCTATCTGCAGACGGTCCAGATCGTGTTCCAGGAACACCTCTTGCCCGACAAGAAATTGATGCACCGCGGTGAGCTTGTCGATTGCGCCGCGATCCGCAAGACGGCGATCATGACGGTCGAGGGCGAGCGCGACGACATCTGCGGTCTCGGACAAACCGAAGCGGCGCACGATCTCTGCGTCGGCGTGCCGACGGACGAGAAAATTCATTACGTGCAGTCCGGCGTCGGCCATTACGGCGTCTTCAACGGCACCCGCTGGCGCACGGAAATCCAGCCGCGCATTCGCGAGTTCATCCGCACGATCAACTACAAACGGCTGACCGGCGGCAAGAGCACGAAGATGCCGAGACCTTATCGCGCGCTGAAGGATACGCCGGACGTCGCGCCCGACTGGCGGGTAAAGGCGAACGGCGTGCTGGACGAAGTCAACGGCCAGCATTCAACTTCTTCCGCCGGCGAATAG
- a CDS encoding MurR/RpiR family transcriptional regulator, with amino-acid sequence MTGLPHTTVAEMIRRRLDQLTPTERKAALILLGNYPVPGLQTVAQFAKQADVSNPTILRLIAKLGFGAYADFQQQLRDELEARLRSPLTKDVLAADAKGAVEVPAFAKYWESVSSAMAASMHLIRPSEFDGAIRLLADDTRPVTILGGRLTSSLALQAFLHLRELRSNVTLIDSQTATWAEHLLGVTSSDAYLLFDIRRYQDDVVRMGQEAAARGAKIILFTDEWLSPVSAVAEHVFALRIAVNSNWDSFAPISVLIEAMIARLSALRWPEVKARMEELEAIRRKLDAR; translated from the coding sequence ATGACCGGTTTACCGCACACCACCGTCGCCGAGATGATCCGCCGACGGCTCGATCAGTTGACGCCGACCGAGCGCAAGGCTGCCCTCATCCTGCTCGGCAACTATCCGGTGCCGGGGCTGCAGACCGTGGCGCAGTTCGCCAAGCAGGCGGATGTCAGCAATCCGACCATCCTGCGCTTGATCGCCAAGCTCGGCTTCGGCGCTTACGCCGATTTTCAGCAGCAGCTGCGCGATGAACTCGAAGCACGTTTGCGGTCGCCATTGACCAAAGACGTTCTTGCAGCGGATGCCAAAGGCGCCGTTGAGGTTCCAGCGTTCGCGAAGTATTGGGAGTCGGTCTCAAGCGCCATGGCGGCCTCGATGCATCTCATCCGCCCGTCGGAATTCGACGGTGCCATTAGGCTGCTCGCCGACGACACGCGGCCGGTGACGATCCTAGGCGGCCGTCTCACATCCAGTCTCGCATTGCAGGCCTTTCTTCACCTGCGTGAATTGCGATCCAATGTAACGCTCATCGACAGTCAGACTGCGACATGGGCTGAACATCTTCTAGGTGTTACGTCGTCGGATGCATATCTTCTGTTCGACATTCGCCGCTACCAGGACGACGTCGTTCGCATGGGGCAAGAGGCTGCGGCGCGCGGAGCAAAGATCATCCTTTTCACGGATGAATGGCTATCGCCCGTGTCGGCCGTTGCGGAACACGTGTTTGCCCTGCGGATTGCCGTCAATTCCAATTGGGATTCATTCGCGCCGATTTCCGTTCTGATCGAAGCGATGATTGCGCGCCTCAGTGCGCTGCGGTGGCCGGAAGTGAAGGCGCGTATGGAAGAACTGGAGGCCATTCGGAGAAAGCTCGATGCGCGATAG
- a CDS encoding APC family permease, which translates to MYPSVESGKATAEAAGGSSFDVTKQKDLQLLKPKAVGLVGVLFLTLTGAAPMTASLLNIPIVVGNGNGYGAPAAFLVATLILLLFSVGYAAMASKVSAVGGFYSFISHGLGRELGMAFGFCAVAAYAIFEPALAGGLSYFLNLKLNELFGINVPWAPLAVGMVVLISVLTYFEVQLSAALLGVALVAEVLILLFFDLGIFAHAGHGVAVSASALNPLAAFQGFAPDGKLLGGAAGIGLFFAFWSWVGFEMAPNYAEESVNPKKIVPISLYVSVICLGVFYTVTSWAVVSSYPDFHSLIEAAQNNSATFFFDPATKLLGPWVTSLMSYLVLTSSFACGMAFHNTAARYLYALGREGVFPKALARTHVVHKTPYVASIVQSAIAILVIAAFAIFIGSDNPQTDAYAGLFSLMALMGTILVLSAQAVVSLAVIVYFKNNHASEAGRWSTFVAPLLAFLSQAFALYLCATNMEFLGGGFAFADWIIPLDIAIFAVGLAGAFLIKTTNPAKFEKIGRLIYQGVPEGMLASAEHAAAAK; encoded by the coding sequence ATGTATCCGTCTGTAGAAAGTGGCAAAGCCACCGCGGAAGCGGCCGGCGGCTCATCGTTCGACGTAACAAAGCAAAAAGACCTCCAACTCCTGAAACCAAAGGCGGTAGGGCTCGTCGGCGTTCTGTTTCTAACGCTGACGGGCGCGGCGCCAATGACCGCGAGCCTCCTGAACATTCCAATCGTCGTCGGCAACGGCAACGGTTACGGCGCGCCCGCGGCGTTTCTCGTCGCCACCTTGATCCTTTTGCTTTTCTCCGTCGGCTATGCGGCGATGGCATCAAAAGTATCCGCTGTCGGCGGCTTCTATTCCTTCATAAGCCACGGGCTAGGCCGCGAACTCGGCATGGCCTTCGGCTTTTGTGCTGTTGCCGCCTATGCGATCTTCGAACCGGCGCTTGCGGGCGGTCTTTCCTACTTCTTGAACCTCAAGCTAAACGAGCTATTCGGTATCAACGTGCCGTGGGCACCGCTTGCCGTCGGCATGGTCGTACTGATCTCCGTGCTCACCTATTTCGAGGTTCAACTATCGGCGGCGCTGCTCGGCGTCGCTTTGGTGGCGGAAGTTCTCATTCTGCTGTTCTTTGATCTGGGTATCTTCGCCCATGCGGGCCACGGTGTCGCCGTCTCCGCATCGGCACTCAACCCCCTTGCCGCATTCCAGGGCTTCGCGCCCGACGGCAAGCTGCTTGGCGGCGCCGCCGGTATCGGACTGTTCTTCGCCTTCTGGTCGTGGGTCGGTTTTGAAATGGCCCCGAACTATGCCGAGGAATCGGTCAATCCGAAAAAGATCGTGCCCATCTCGCTCTACGTGTCCGTCATCTGCCTCGGCGTCTTCTATACTGTCACAAGCTGGGCGGTCGTCTCGTCCTATCCCGACTTTCACTCGCTGATCGAAGCCGCGCAGAACAACTCCGCGACCTTCTTCTTCGATCCGGCAACGAAGCTGCTCGGACCGTGGGTGACGTCGTTGATGAGTTATCTCGTACTGACAAGCTCATTCGCCTGCGGCATGGCATTTCACAACACGGCGGCGCGCTATCTTTATGCCTTGGGCCGCGAAGGCGTCTTCCCGAAGGCACTGGCGCGCACGCATGTCGTCCACAAGACGCCCTATGTCGCCTCGATCGTTCAGTCCGCGATCGCCATCCTGGTGATTGCAGCGTTCGCGATCTTCATTGGCTCGGACAACCCGCAGACCGATGCCTACGCCGGGCTGTTCAGTCTGATGGCGCTGATGGGTACGATCCTTGTCCTCTCGGCCCAGGCTGTCGTGTCGCTTGCGGTCATCGTCTACTTCAAGAACAATCACGCATCCGAAGCCGGACGCTGGTCGACGTTCGTTGCCCCACTGCTGGCGTTCCTGTCGCAGGCGTTCGCGCTCTATCTTTGCGCGACGAACATGGAGTTCCTTGGTGGCGGGTTTGCGTTTGCGGACTGGATTATTCCACTCGACATCGCGATCTTCGCGGTCGGCCTTGCCGGGGCATTCCTCATCAAGACGACGAACCCGGCCAAATTCGAGAAGATCGGCAGGCTCATCTATCAGGGCGTGCCTGAGGGAATGCTCGCATCGGCCGAACATGCAGCAGCGGCCAAGTAA